In Methanofollis sp. UBA420, one DNA window encodes the following:
- a CDS encoding cache domain-containing protein — protein MQKTSISFLILLVLGLFLVTAGCTQTQPDTATPTPGSTGIQQETYTSNETLVAFVESAAAYVKANGKEKALAEFNNPNGSFIRGELYIYAYDFNGTTLAHPVDPEKVGVNRMDEGETGIFLRGSSDAVRNGSGFYQIKYVNPIHNRTLESKLVYGVKIDDDWWLGSGIYTGPADQSPVQ, from the coding sequence ATGCAAAAAACGTCAATTTCATTCCTGATTCTGCTCGTTCTCGGCCTGTTTCTTGTAACAGCCGGGTGCACACAGACTCAGCCCGACACGGCCACTCCAACGCCGGGAAGTACGGGAATTCAGCAGGAGACCTACACCTCCAATGAAACGCTCGTCGCCTTCGTTGAGAGTGCGGCCGCCTATGTGAAAGCAAACGGCAAAGAAAAAGCCCTTGCAGAATTTAACAACCCGAATGGTTCTTTTATCAGGGGCGAACTCTACATCTACGCCTACGACTTCAACGGCACGACCCTCGCCCACCCGGTCGATCCCGAGAAGGTCGGAGTAAACCGTATGGATGAGGGAGAAACAGGGATTTTCCTCCGGGGCTCCAGCGATGCGGTCAGGAATGGAAGCGGTTTTTACCAGATCAAGTATGTCAATCCCATACACAACCGGACGCTCGAATCAAAACTGGTGTATGGTGTGAAGATCGATGATGACTGGTGGCTTGGTTCCGGAATATACACCGGCCCGGCAGACCAGTCTCCAGTGCAGTAA
- the sepS gene encoding O-phosphoserine--tRNA ligase, protein MRFDPEERKELSRKDFEEAWHRGPEVLTPPALAGTYPRKAYTRARPHPIAETIERLRQVYLSMGFDEARVPVMIEESDVYRQFGPEASAVLDRVFYLGGLPRPNIGISDRQMEQVMAMIGAEYAEAPVTSEEAKERLQKIFHAYKKAEIDGDELTHEIAGSLSIDDGLVVRILDAVFPEFKSLEPESSHTTLRSHMTSGWFLSLGSMWEHYAHPIRLFSIDRCFRREQEEGPTRLMTYHSASCIIAGEDVTIEDGKAVSEALLSAFGFEDFEFRPDEKRSKYYIPDTQTEVYARHPEIGWVEVATFGMYSPSALGEYGVGVPVMNLGLGVERLAMILYKANDVRKLTYPQFFPRTLTDREIAAAIGLREEPRTVEGRRLVGSIMAAATEHATAVGPCSFPAFEGEFAGRNIRVFVEEPEENSKLCGPATFNEIFVQDGKVLGVPDTEKFADVRANGAPTGISYLMAAANLAAARIEEAARIGEGVVVQTKMAKTPSDVNVKIPEWAMRYITDNKRKIDVRGPVFLTVRAEIIE, encoded by the coding sequence ATGAGATTTGATCCAGAAGAAAGGAAGGAACTGTCGAGGAAGGACTTTGAAGAGGCATGGCACCGTGGCCCCGAGGTGCTGACGCCGCCGGCCCTGGCCGGGACGTACCCGCGGAAGGCCTACACGCGTGCGAGGCCGCACCCGATCGCGGAGACGATCGAGAGGCTCCGCCAGGTGTACCTCTCGATGGGTTTCGACGAGGCCCGCGTCCCGGTGATGATCGAGGAGTCGGACGTCTACAGGCAGTTCGGCCCCGAGGCGAGCGCGGTCCTGGACCGGGTCTTCTATCTCGGCGGCCTGCCGCGGCCGAACATCGGGATCTCAGACCGCCAGATGGAGCAGGTGATGGCGATGATCGGGGCCGAGTACGCCGAGGCGCCGGTCACGTCCGAGGAGGCGAAGGAGAGGCTCCAGAAGATCTTCCACGCCTACAAGAAGGCCGAGATCGACGGCGACGAACTGACCCACGAGATCGCCGGGTCCCTCTCGATCGACGACGGCCTGGTGGTCCGCATCCTGGACGCGGTCTTCCCGGAGTTCAAGAGTCTTGAGCCCGAGTCCTCGCACACGACCCTCCGCTCCCACATGACGAGCGGGTGGTTCCTCTCTCTCGGGTCGATGTGGGAGCACTACGCCCACCCGATCCGTCTCTTCTCGATCGACCGCTGTTTCCGCCGGGAGCAGGAGGAGGGGCCGACGCGGTTGATGACCTACCACTCGGCATCCTGCATCATCGCGGGCGAGGACGTCACGATCGAGGACGGCAAGGCGGTCTCCGAGGCCCTGCTCTCGGCCTTCGGCTTCGAAGACTTCGAGTTCCGTCCTGACGAGAAGAGGTCGAAGTACTACATCCCCGACACCCAGACGGAGGTCTACGCCAGGCACCCGGAGATCGGGTGGGTGGAGGTCGCCACCTTCGGCATGTACTCGCCCTCGGCACTCGGCGAGTACGGCGTCGGCGTGCCTGTCATGAACCTGGGCCTCGGCGTCGAGCGCCTGGCGATGATCCTCTACAAGGCGAACGACGTCCGCAAACTCACGTACCCGCAGTTCTTCCCCCGCACTCTCACCGACCGCGAGATCGCGGCGGCGATCGGTCTCCGCGAGGAGCCGCGGACCGTCGAGGGGCGGCGTCTCGTCGGCTCGATCATGGCGGCGGCGACCGAGCACGCCACGGCGGTGGGGCCGTGCTCGTTCCCGGCCTTTGAAGGCGAGTTCGCGGGCCGAAACATCCGGGTCTTCGTGGAAGAACCCGAGGAGAACTCGAAGCTCTGCGGCCCTGCGACCTTCAACGAGATCTTCGTGCAGGACGGCAAGGTGCTCGGCGTCCCTGACACGGAGAAGTTCGCGGACGTGCGGGCGAACGGCGCCCCGACCGGCATCTCGTACCTGATGGCGGCGGCGAACCTCGCGGCGGCACGGATCGAGGAGGCGGCGAGGATCGGCGAGGGCGTTGTCGTCCAGACGAAGATGGCGAAGACGCCGTCCGATGTGAATGTGAAGATACCCGAATGGGCGATGCGGTATATCACGGACAATAAGAGGAAGATCGACGTCCGCGGGCCGGTTTTTCTGACGGTGCGGGCGGAGATTATAGAATAA
- the twy1 gene encoding 4-demethylwyosine synthase TYW1, giving the protein MRSPRCEDARGALRKQGYQFFSPDATAAVKPCMWNKRALKGGDMCYKHQFYGIESHRCVQMTPTLRCNQRCLFCWRSFEHDVSAERECTPAEILGRVRDLQKRALSGYKVSQYVTGDRFAEALDPTMVAISLSGEPTLYSGLPEMIDLFNAEGFTTFLVSNGTRPDVLARCRPFQTYVSLDAPDEETYLPLCNPEEEGSWERIQQSLGLLSGRRSAVRTTLVKGINDIDPAGYAAQYEASGARFIEIKGYMYLGYSRNRLSRENMPEHEEIRRFAEEVAGHCTRYRIADESPISRVVLMERTERGDETE; this is encoded by the coding sequence ATGCGATCTCCACGATGTGAAGACGCGAGGGGCGCCCTGCGGAAGCAGGGCTACCAGTTTTTTTCTCCCGACGCCACCGCGGCCGTGAAGCCGTGCATGTGGAACAAGCGGGCCCTGAAGGGTGGCGATATGTGCTACAAGCACCAGTTCTACGGGATCGAGAGTCACCGCTGCGTGCAGATGACGCCGACCCTCCGCTGCAACCAGCGCTGTCTCTTCTGCTGGCGCTCTTTCGAGCACGATGTCTCGGCAGAGAGGGAGTGCACGCCCGCGGAGATCCTCGGACGTGTCCGCGACCTCCAGAAGAGGGCGCTCTCCGGGTACAAGGTCTCGCAGTACGTGACAGGGGATCGTTTTGCCGAGGCACTCGACCCGACGATGGTGGCGATCTCCCTCTCCGGCGAACCGACCCTGTACTCCGGCCTGCCGGAGATGATCGACCTCTTCAACGCGGAGGGCTTCACCACCTTCCTGGTCTCGAACGGGACGCGGCCCGACGTCCTCGCCCGCTGCCGTCCCTTCCAGACCTACGTCTCCCTGGACGCACCCGACGAGGAGACCTACCTCCCCCTCTGCAACCCGGAGGAGGAGGGGTCGTGGGAGAGGATCCAGCAGAGCCTCGGACTCCTCTCCGGCCGCAGGTCGGCGGTCAGGACAACCCTCGTGAAGGGGATCAACGACATCGACCCGGCAGGATATGCGGCGCAATACGAGGCATCGGGCGCACGTTTTATTGAGATCAAGGGATACATGTATCTCGGATACAGTCGCAACCGCCTGTCGCGGGAGAACATGCCCGAGCACGAGGAGATCCGCCGCTTTGCCGAGGAAGTCGCCGGGCACTGCACCAGGTACCGTATCGCGGACGAAAGCCCCATATCCAGGGTCGTCCTGATGGAGAGAACAGAGAGAGGGGATGAAACAGAATGA
- the argS gene encoding arginine--tRNA ligase — protein sequence MFLETYRQIEEALRACTGEETVELTDGGEHADYATTVAFSLAKKLRKSPMVIATDLAAELTGRLADAGITVETKGPYINFHVSAAYVQDAVREALEPGYGKLPAHAGRVILEHTSANPNGPLHVGHIRNSIIGDTLARCFRKAGYPLEVQYYVNDMGRQIAIVSWGFDHVPKERLEDEKEDHHIARVYVAANREIEKEPAITGEVDHLMQLIEKGDPETQKKFREVVSHCLDGFKVTMGNLNVVHDRFVWESDFVRNGDMERIIDRIDRLPQAKHEGTLSLDLTECGFEKDYVIRRSDGTSVYAARDLAFHTWKGRNSDRMIDVLGADHKLIGSQLQCTLKLLGEKAPEIVIFEFVSLPEGSMSTRAGKFISADELVAEVTNKAFAEVSERRPELPADQREEIARAVAISAIRYDIVRISPEKSTVFDWKEALNFERQSGPYVQYSHARACSILEKAGAFDEAFTYTDEHEIALAKQIARFPAVIDQVVRELRPHLLATYARDLADQFNTFYRYVPVLKSEGEMRASRLTLVKAAQNTLKESLETLGIDAISTM from the coding sequence ATGTTCCTTGAAACTTACCGGCAGATAGAAGAGGCGCTCCGGGCGTGCACCGGAGAGGAGACAGTCGAACTCACGGACGGCGGCGAGCACGCGGACTATGCGACCACCGTCGCCTTCTCCCTCGCGAAGAAACTGAGAAAGTCCCCGATGGTCATCGCGACCGACCTTGCGGCAGAGCTCACCGGGCGTCTTGCCGACGCAGGGATCACGGTCGAGACGAAGGGCCCGTACATCAACTTCCACGTGAGCGCCGCGTACGTGCAGGACGCGGTCAGGGAGGCCCTGGAGCCCGGCTACGGGAAACTCCCGGCACATGCCGGGAGGGTGATCCTGGAGCACACGAGTGCGAACCCGAACGGCCCCCTCCATGTCGGCCACATCAGGAACTCGATCATCGGCGACACCCTGGCCCGGTGCTTCCGGAAGGCGGGCTACCCCCTGGAGGTCCAGTATTACGTGAACGATATGGGCCGCCAGATCGCCATCGTCTCCTGGGGATTCGACCATGTCCCGAAGGAGCGCCTTGAGGACGAGAAGGAGGACCACCACATCGCCCGCGTGTACGTCGCCGCCAACCGCGAGATCGAGAAAGAGCCCGCGATCACCGGCGAGGTCGACCACCTGATGCAGCTGATCGAAAAGGGCGACCCGGAGACGCAGAAGAAGTTCCGCGAGGTCGTCTCCCACTGTCTCGACGGTTTCAAGGTGACGATGGGCAACCTCAATGTCGTCCACGACCGCTTTGTCTGGGAGTCGGACTTCGTGCGGAACGGCGACATGGAGAGGATCATCGACCGGATCGACCGCCTGCCCCAGGCGAAGCACGAGGGCACGCTCTCCCTGGACCTGACGGAGTGCGGTTTCGAGAAGGACTACGTGATCCGCCGGTCTGACGGGACGTCCGTCTACGCGGCCCGCGACCTCGCCTTCCACACCTGGAAGGGCCGGAACTCCGACCGCATGATCGACGTCCTCGGCGCCGACCACAAACTGATCGGCTCGCAGCTCCAGTGCACCCTGAAGCTCCTGGGCGAGAAGGCCCCGGAGATCGTCATCTTCGAGTTCGTCTCCCTGCCCGAGGGCTCGATGTCCACCCGTGCGGGCAAGTTCATCTCGGCCGACGAACTCGTCGCCGAGGTGACGAACAAGGCCTTCGCCGAGGTCTCGGAGAGGCGGCCCGAACTCCCGGCGGACCAGCGCGAGGAGATCGCCAGGGCCGTCGCCATATCGGCCATCCGCTACGACATCGTCAGGATCTCGCCGGAGAAGTCGACGGTCTTCGACTGGAAGGAGGCCCTGAACTTCGAGAGACAGAGCGGCCCGTACGTCCAGTACTCCCATGCCCGCGCCTGTTCGATCCTGGAGAAGGCGGGTGCCTTCGACGAGGCCTTCACGTACACCGACGAGCACGAGATCGCCCTTGCAAAGCAGATCGCCCGTTTCCCCGCGGTGATCGACCAGGTGGTCCGCGAACTCCGGCCTCACCTCCTCGCCACCTATGCCCGCGACCTTGCCGACCAGTTCAACACCTTCTACAGGTACGTGCCTGTGCTGAAGAGCGAGGGGGAGATGCGGGCGAGCAGGCTCACTCTCGTGAAGGCTGCGCAGAACACGCTGAAGGAATCTCTCGAAACCCTTGGTATCGATGCGATCTCCACGATGTGA
- the prf1 gene encoding peptide chain release factor aRF-1, producing the protein MTENAENIVEMDSARLRYEFKKMLERLEAKQGSGTELISLYIPPDKQIYDVTAQLRDEFGQCANIKSKQTRTNVQSAISSILSRLKYFKRPPEKGMAVFCGTVSTVGDRTDLQCEIVHPPEPINLYMYRCSSNFELEPLKQMLEEKQVYGLLVIDRREAYWGFLRGNRIEPIGGSTSMVPGKQRKGGQSSVRFQRLRLIAINEFYKKVGDHASDTFLAEKDFFNRFQGLLIGGPSPTKEEFNEGGFLHHEVQKRVLGLFDVAYTNESGLAELVDNAQDALKGVEVVKEKEVMNRFLKELVKDDGVAAYGEESVRKNLEDGAVAVLILSDRLRESRLKIRCGNCGYGEEKTVKTEPGKTTKDIDLGNCPKCSSPLQIEEEVDIIEEMTTLADQSSAKVEIISDDFEEGSMLYSAFGGIAAILRYRTGY; encoded by the coding sequence ATGACCGAAAACGCCGAAAATATAGTGGAGATGGACTCGGCGAGGCTGCGATACGAGTTCAAGAAGATGCTCGAACGCCTCGAAGCGAAGCAAGGGAGCGGCACCGAGCTCATCTCCCTCTATATCCCCCCGGACAAGCAGATCTATGACGTGACAGCCCAGCTACGGGACGAGTTCGGGCAGTGCGCGAATATCAAGAGCAAACAGACCCGAACGAACGTGCAGAGCGCCATCTCTTCCATCCTCTCCCGGCTCAAATACTTCAAGAGGCCGCCGGAAAAAGGCATGGCCGTTTTCTGCGGGACGGTCAGCACGGTCGGCGACCGCACCGACCTCCAGTGCGAGATCGTCCACCCGCCCGAGCCCATCAACCTGTACATGTACCGCTGCTCCTCGAACTTCGAGCTCGAACCCCTCAAGCAGATGCTCGAAGAGAAGCAGGTCTACGGACTTCTGGTCATCGACAGGCGAGAGGCGTACTGGGGCTTCCTGCGGGGCAACAGGATCGAGCCCATCGGAGGGTCCACCTCGATGGTGCCGGGCAAGCAGCGTAAAGGCGGTCAGTCGTCGGTGCGATTCCAGCGTCTGCGTCTCATCGCCATCAACGAGTTCTACAAGAAGGTCGGCGACCATGCAAGCGACACCTTCCTTGCCGAGAAGGACTTCTTCAACCGCTTCCAGGGGCTCCTGATCGGCGGGCCGTCGCCGACGAAAGAGGAGTTCAACGAGGGCGGGTTCCTCCACCACGAGGTCCAGAAGCGTGTGCTCGGCCTCTTCGACGTCGCGTACACGAACGAGAGCGGCCTTGCCGAACTCGTCGACAATGCACAGGACGCCCTGAAGGGCGTCGAGGTCGTCAAGGAGAAGGAAGTGATGAACCGCTTCCTGAAAGAACTTGTCAAGGACGACGGCGTCGCCGCCTACGGCGAGGAGAGCGTGCGAAAGAACCTCGAAGACGGCGCCGTCGCGGTCCTGATCCTCTCCGACAGGCTGCGCGAGTCCCGCCTGAAGATCAGGTGCGGGAACTGCGGCTACGGCGAGGAGAAGACGGTGAAGACCGAGCCCGGCAAGACGACAAAGGATATCGACCTCGGGAACTGCCCGAAGTGCAGTTCCCCCCTCCAGATCGAGGAGGAAGTCGACATCATCGAGGAGATGACGACCCTCGCCGACCAGAGCAGTGCGAAGGTCGAGATCATCTCAGACGACTTCGAAGAGGGTTCGATGCTCTACTCCGCCTTCGGCGGGATTGCAGCGATCCTCAGATACAGGACGGGATACTGA
- a CDS encoding NUDIX hydrolase, translated as MTEIYKGKRLSVELNRYTLPNGKEKERVVVKPGNAAVMLPIEGEDCYLVRQYRFAIGEYIYEAAAGTLEPGEEPIETARRELVEECRIAAGEFIPRGFIYTSPGFTDERAYLFEARGLTPSREFDPDDDEVIEVVRMPLAKAVAMCRDGRISDAKTIAILCRCLR; from the coding sequence ATGACCGAGATCTACAAAGGAAAGAGGCTCTCGGTCGAGTTGAACAGGTACACCCTCCCGAACGGGAAGGAGAAGGAAAGAGTCGTCGTCAAACCCGGCAACGCCGCGGTGATGCTCCCGATCGAGGGGGAGGACTGCTACCTTGTGCGGCAGTACCGCTTCGCCATCGGGGAGTACATCTATGAGGCTGCGGCCGGGACCCTTGAACCCGGCGAGGAACCGATCGAGACGGCGCGGCGAGAACTCGTCGAGGAGTGCCGGATCGCCGCCGGGGAGTTCATCCCGCGGGGCTTCATCTACACCTCGCCGGGCTTCACCGATGAGAGGGCCTACCTCTTCGAGGCGCGGGGCCTCACGCCGTCGCGGGAGTTCGACCCGGACGACGACGAGGTGATCGAGGTGGTCAGGATGCCCCTCGCAAAGGCCGTCGCCATGTGCCGGGACGGGCGGATCTCGGACGCGAAGACGATCGCGATCCTCTGCCGGTGCCTGCGATGA
- the queC gene encoding 7-cyano-7-deazaguanine synthase QueC yields MKAVCLLSGGMDSTTLAYVAKDMGYDVLALHLNYGQLTERKERECARTVAGLLGAKEFLEVDVGYFRQFGKSALVDEEIPVNDFREEHAGVPKTYVPFRNGNLLAMATSFAESRDADAVFIGVQSSDFSGYPDCREEFIRAFQAAVDLGTAQEKPIKLMTPFVHMNKTEILKTGLALGVPYEHTWSCYSTNDTACGVCESCHFRLEAFRALGIEDPIPYEVRP; encoded by the coding sequence ATGAAAGCGGTATGCCTCCTCTCGGGCGGGATGGACTCGACCACCCTCGCCTATGTGGCGAAAGATATGGGCTACGATGTCCTCGCCCTCCACCTCAACTACGGCCAGCTGACAGAGAGGAAGGAGCGCGAGTGCGCACGGACGGTCGCCGGCCTCCTCGGGGCGAAGGAGTTCCTCGAAGTGGACGTCGGCTACTTCAGGCAGTTCGGAAAGAGCGCCCTTGTCGACGAGGAGATCCCGGTGAACGATTTCAGGGAGGAGCACGCGGGTGTCCCGAAGACCTACGTCCCCTTCAGGAACGGGAACCTCCTCGCGATGGCGACGAGTTTTGCCGAGTCCCGCGACGCCGACGCGGTCTTTATCGGGGTGCAGTCCTCGGACTTCTCGGGCTACCCTGACTGCCGGGAGGAGTTCATCCGGGCCTTCCAGGCGGCGGTGGACCTCGGCACCGCGCAGGAAAAGCCGATCAAGCTGATGACGCCTTTCGTGCACATGAACAAGACGGAGATCCTGAAGACGGGCCTCGCCCTCGGCGTGCCGTACGAGCACACCTGGTCCTGCTACAGCACCAACGATACCGCCTGCGGGGTCTGCGAGTCCTGCCACTTCAGGCTCGAAGCCTTCCGCGCCCTCGGCATCGAGGACCCGATCCCGTACGAGGTGCGGCCATGA
- a CDS encoding 7-carboxy-7-deazaguanine synthase QueE, with translation MRICEVFYSLQGEGTEQGRPTAFVRLAGCNLACGWCDTPSARDAAGGRDVAVDVLLDHLWRKKCRTICFTGGEPLLQIDEVVEACRRLSGMGYAVDIETNGTVDFRPVQPFASVCMDVKCPSSGEKSDLSLLPYIREKDSVKFVVGTNEDLAYVEKVLKHCPIKGEVFVSPVYGSDEKGIARWVLESGFPVRFQIQLHKYLEMK, from the coding sequence ATGCGGATCTGTGAGGTCTTTTACTCTCTCCAGGGCGAGGGGACAGAGCAGGGCAGGCCGACCGCCTTCGTGAGGCTTGCCGGGTGCAACCTGGCGTGCGGCTGGTGCGACACGCCGTCCGCGCGTGACGCCGCGGGGGGCCGGGACGTCGCGGTCGATGTCCTCCTCGACCATCTCTGGCGCAAAAAGTGCCGGACGATCTGTTTCACCGGCGGCGAGCCCCTCCTCCAGATAGACGAGGTGGTCGAGGCCTGCCGCCGCCTGTCGGGGATGGGCTATGCCGTCGACATCGAGACGAACGGCACGGTGGACTTCAGACCTGTCCAGCCCTTCGCCTCTGTCTGCATGGACGTGAAGTGCCCGTCGTCGGGGGAGAAGAGCGACCTCTCCCTCCTCCCGTATATCAGGGAGAAGGACAGCGTGAAGTTCGTCGTCGGCACGAACGAGGACCTGGCATATGTCGAGAAGGTCCTCAAACACTGCCCGATAAAGGGCGAGGTCTTCGTCTCGCCGGTGTACGGCTCCGACGAAAAGGGGATCGCGCGCTGGGTGCTCGAGTCGGGTTTCCCGGTGCGTTTCCAGATCCAGCTCCACAAGTACCTGGAGATGAAGTAA
- a CDS encoding 6-carboxytetrahydropterin synthase, translating to MVTCIYKETYFDASHRLLHYQGKCHRLHGHRWKVEVWIRGTPDETTGILIDYNDIKEVVDRFDHQVVLNEEDPMVACLRQFQDVVTTVGDPTSEVLARVIAGLINEMCGRDGRDARVEKIRVWEAETCYAEATDADL from the coding sequence ATGGTCACCTGTATCTACAAAGAAACCTACTTCGACGCGAGTCACCGCCTCCTCCACTACCAGGGGAAGTGCCACCGCCTCCATGGCCACAGGTGGAAGGTCGAGGTCTGGATCAGGGGGACGCCCGACGAGACGACCGGTATTCTCATCGACTACAATGATATTAAAGAGGTCGTAGACCGGTTCGACCACCAGGTGGTCCTCAACGAGGAGGACCCGATGGTGGCCTGCCTGCGGCAGTTCCAGGACGTGGTGACCACCGTCGGCGACCCGACGAGCGAGGTGCTCGCCAGGGTGATCGCCGGGCTCATCAACGAGATGTGCGGCAGGGACGGGAGAGACGCACGCGTCGAGAAGATCCGGGTCTGGGAAGCGGAGACCTGCTATGCGGAGGCGACCGATGCGGATCTGTGA
- a CDS encoding 30S ribosomal protein S12, with protein sequence MGMGKFAARKLKRDANSTRWSDKNYARRELMLDIKSDPLEGAPQARGIVLEKVGVEAKQPNSAIRKCVRVQLIKNGRQVSAFAVGDGAINFIDEHDEVTIEGIGGRLGRSKGDIPGVRFCVTKVNDVCLQEMVLGRKEKPRR encoded by the coding sequence ATGGGAATGGGTAAATTTGCAGCCAGAAAGCTGAAGCGTGACGCCAACAGCACCCGGTGGAGCGACAAGAACTACGCTCGCCGCGAACTGATGCTCGATATCAAGTCTGATCCCCTCGAGGGCGCCCCGCAGGCCCGTGGCATCGTGCTCGAAAAGGTCGGTGTCGAAGCCAAGCAGCCGAACTCGGCCATCCGTAAGTGTGTCCGTGTGCAGCTGATCAAGAACGGCCGTCAGGTCTCGGCCTTCGCCGTCGGCGACGGCGCGATCAACTTCATCGACGAGCACGACGAGGTCACCATCGAAGGTATCGGTGGCCGTCTCGGCAGGTCGAAGGGTGATATTCCTGGTGTCCGTTTCTGTGTCACCAAGGTGAACGACGTATGCCTCCAGGAAATGGTCCTCGGCCGTAAGGAGAAGCCGCGCAGGTGA
- a CDS encoding 30S ribosomal protein S7, with the protein MMVEEVETPVQEQVEQVEEKEAGVPRLLFNKWDLSEVQIADPGLLRYVNLTSMIVPHSCGKLSQQQFAKSEMLIVERLINKLMQKEQNTGKKQVTIGIVEEAFDRVNKKTKKNPVQVLVDAIANAGPREETVRLKYGGINVPKAVDTAPQRRVDSALGFLAIATYNGSHKSKRSAADVLADEIIAAAKGDAKAYSVSKKEERERVAKAAR; encoded by the coding sequence ATGATGGTGGAAGAAGTAGAAACTCCTGTCCAGGAACAGGTAGAACAGGTAGAAGAGAAAGAAGCCGGCGTACCGAGGCTCCTTTTCAACAAGTGGGACCTTTCCGAAGTCCAGATCGCCGACCCCGGCCTTCTCCGCTACGTGAACCTCACCTCGATGATCGTCCCGCACTCCTGCGGCAAGCTCTCCCAGCAGCAGTTTGCCAAGAGTGAGATGCTCATCGTCGAGCGGCTCATCAACAAGCTGATGCAGAAGGAACAGAACACCGGCAAGAAGCAGGTCACGATCGGGATCGTCGAGGAAGCCTTCGACAGGGTCAACAAGAAGACCAAGAAGAACCCGGTCCAGGTGCTCGTCGACGCGATCGCCAATGCCGGCCCCCGCGAGGAGACCGTCCGCCTGAAGTACGGCGGCATCAATGTCCCGAAGGCAGTCGACACCGCCCCGCAGCGCCGGGTCGACTCCGCCCTCGGCTTCCTCGCCATCGCCACCTACAACGGCTCCCACAAGAGCAAGCGCTCGGCTGCCGACGTGCTCGCAGACGAGATTATCGCTGCGGCGAAGGGCGATGCAAAGGCCTACTCCGTCTCGAAGAAAGAAGAACGCGAACGTGTTGCCAAGGCTGCACGGTAA